A genomic window from Levilactobacillus yonginensis includes:
- a CDS encoding glucose-6-phosphate isomerase: MAHIAFDRSKLDPFIHDNELGEMQALVNAADAELRQGTGAGSDFRDWLALPKEYDKEEFARIKAAAKKIQSDSEVLVVIGIGGSYLGAKMAVDFLHDTFFNYLPAEKRQGPQVFFAGNSISPDYVHDLINLIGDRDFSVNVISKSGTTTEPSIAFRIFKDKLIKKYGEDGAKSRIYATTDKKRGALKTEADAAGYETFVIPDGVGGRYSVLTAVGLLPIAASGANIDDLMKGAADAQDAYTNPDLTKNEAYQYAALRNILYRKGYTTELLENYEPRLQYFAEWWKQLMGESEGKDQKGIYPSSANFSTDLHSLGQYIQEGRRNLMETVITVDQPQNDVDVPSADDDLDGLKYLQGKPMSFVNKKAYEGVVLAHTDGGVPNMGVHIPDQTPYTLGYLIYFFEVAVGISGYLNGINPFNQPGVEAYKTNMFALLGKPGFEKLGKELNARL; encoded by the coding sequence ATGGCACATATCGCCTTTGATCGTTCCAAACTTGATCCGTTTATTCATGACAATGAACTGGGGGAAATGCAGGCGCTGGTCAACGCTGCTGACGCTGAGTTACGTCAGGGAACCGGTGCGGGGAGTGATTTCCGTGATTGGTTGGCATTGCCAAAAGAATACGATAAAGAGGAATTTGCCCGTATTAAAGCGGCTGCAAAGAAAATTCAATCTGATTCTGAAGTCCTAGTAGTTATTGGTATTGGGGGGTCCTACTTAGGGGCCAAGATGGCTGTCGATTTCTTACACGACACATTCTTTAACTACTTACCTGCTGAGAAGCGTCAAGGACCACAAGTGTTCTTCGCTGGGAACTCCATCAGTCCTGACTACGTTCACGACTTGATTAACCTGATTGGTGACCGCGACTTTTCCGTTAACGTGATCTCGAAGTCTGGGACGACAACGGAGCCTTCAATTGCGTTCCGAATCTTCAAGGATAAATTAATTAAAAAGTATGGCGAAGATGGGGCCAAGTCTCGTATCTACGCTACGACTGACAAGAAACGTGGGGCTTTGAAGACTGAAGCCGACGCTGCTGGTTATGAAACCTTTGTTATTCCTGATGGCGTTGGTGGTCGTTACTCCGTCCTGACCGCTGTTGGTTTGTTGCCAATCGCTGCTTCTGGTGCCAACATTGATGATTTGATGAAGGGGGCTGCTGATGCCCAAGATGCATACACTAACCCTGATTTGACTAAGAATGAAGCCTACCAATACGCTGCCTTACGGAATATCTTGTACCGGAAGGGGTACACCACTGAATTGCTTGAAAACTACGAACCACGTCTGCAGTACTTCGCAGAATGGTGGAAGCAATTGATGGGTGAATCCGAAGGAAAAGATCAAAAGGGTATCTACCCATCATCCGCAAACTTCAGTACCGACTTACACTCCTTGGGTCAATACATCCAGGAAGGTCGCCGGAACTTGATGGAAACGGTGATTACCGTGGATCAACCACAGAATGATGTCGATGTGCCTAGTGCCGACGATGATTTGGATGGTTTGAAGTACTTGCAAGGGAAGCCAATGAGCTTTGTGAACAAGAAGGCTTACGAAGGGGTCGTCCTGGCACATACCGATGGTGGTGTACCAAACATGGGCGTTCACATTCCAGACCAAACGCCATATACATTGGGTTACCTGATTTACTTCTTCGAAGTGGCTGTTGGTATCTCTGGTTACTTGAACGGTATCAACCCATTCAACCAACCAGGTGTAGAGGCTTACAAGACGAATATGTTCGCTTTGCTGGGTAAGCCAGGCTTTGAAAAGTTAGGTAAAGAATTAAACGCACGCCTTTAA
- a CDS encoding ATP-binding protein: MKLMYQQMLGFFAAITIILVLMGVSYSQMTRHMVYSNTWNSLEKYSNSLIEQSLRISSQDPRTVNFDTTALENSEQLLQNQAISTTIYSATNKIVFPANVYQQPINKSDWKKLKNNQIIHKVVDRQVRNKNGRVSPAMTEVMKPYFYNHKLVAVVVMGAFVSDINTNVNQINRNLIRSLLVSCLVAIVASYILARYYTSRINRLRKATNQVAKGNYDVQMASRNRDEIDDLINDFNGMAHSLKDSQEEIQRQEERRREFMANASHEMRTPLTTINGLLEGMAYDAIPEESKEESIALMRSETSRLIRLVNENLDYEKIRSNQITLNLHEFNAVDALHNIVEQLKQKAEDSGDYLELQAPKEIEVYADYDRFVQIMFNITQNAIQFTQHGHVTISAQRGYEETIVKVADDGMGMSEEQLQNIWERYYKADPSRKNTKYGESGLGLSIVHQLVQLHHGKISVTSKENIGTTFTVIFPDQHQTNSERVRTDES; this comes from the coding sequence ATGAAGTTAATGTACCAACAAATGTTAGGATTCTTTGCAGCCATCACCATTATCCTAGTCCTAATGGGGGTTTCATATTCCCAGATGACGCGGCACATGGTGTACAGTAACACGTGGAATTCACTGGAAAAGTATTCGAACAGCTTGATTGAACAGTCGTTGCGGATTAGTTCACAGGATCCTCGGACGGTCAACTTTGATACAACAGCGTTAGAAAATAGCGAGCAACTCCTGCAAAACCAGGCCATTAGTACGACTATCTACAGCGCCACGAACAAAATTGTTTTTCCGGCCAACGTTTATCAACAACCCATCAATAAGTCTGATTGGAAGAAACTCAAAAATAATCAGATTATCCACAAAGTGGTTGATCGCCAGGTCCGCAATAAGAATGGGCGGGTCAGTCCGGCCATGACGGAGGTCATGAAGCCCTATTTCTACAATCACAAGTTGGTAGCCGTAGTAGTCATGGGAGCGTTCGTCTCCGACATCAATACCAACGTGAATCAGATTAATCGAAATTTGATTCGTTCCTTGTTGGTTTCTTGTTTGGTGGCCATCGTGGCCAGTTACATTTTGGCACGGTACTACACCTCCCGGATCAATCGGTTGCGGAAAGCGACCAATCAGGTTGCCAAGGGGAACTATGATGTTCAAATGGCTAGTCGTAATCGAGATGAAATTGATGACTTGATCAATGATTTTAACGGGATGGCCCATTCGCTGAAGGATTCTCAAGAGGAAATCCAACGACAAGAAGAGCGCCGACGTGAGTTCATGGCCAACGCTTCTCATGAAATGCGGACACCGTTGACCACCATCAATGGTTTGCTTGAGGGAATGGCATACGATGCGATTCCGGAAGAGAGTAAGGAAGAAAGCATTGCATTGATGCGAAGCGAGACTAGCCGTCTGATTCGACTCGTCAATGAGAACTTGGATTACGAGAAAATTCGTTCTAACCAGATTACGTTAAATCTGCATGAGTTCAATGCGGTGGATGCTTTGCATAATATCGTAGAACAACTGAAGCAAAAGGCTGAAGATAGCGGGGATTACCTGGAGTTACAGGCACCCAAGGAAATTGAAGTTTACGCCGATTATGACCGGTTTGTGCAAATTATGTTTAACATCACCCAAAATGCCATTCAATTTACCCAGCATGGGCACGTTACCATTTCTGCTCAGCGGGGATATGAAGAGACCATTGTGAAGGTAGCCGATGATGGGATGGGGATGTCTGAAGAACAATTGCAGAATATCTGGGAACGCTACTATAAGGCAGATCCATCCCGAAAAAATACCAAGTATGGCGAGTCTGGTTTGGGCTTGTCAATCGTCCACCAGCTGGTTCAACTGCATCACGGAAAAATCAGTGTGACGAGTAAAGAAAATATTGGGACCACGTTCACAGTAATCTTTCCCGATCAACATCAGACAAACTCAGAACGCGTACGAACGGATGAAAGCTAA
- a CDS encoding YfhO family protein, with protein sequence MKASKRSYLDYTVIFVVLAIFLYGIFLLTGKSFIWEGDGLAQHYPILEKFYTWLHQGSLTGWSWDLGLGADKLTTFSYYVLGDPFSYLIGLFPKHSIELGYNLLILLRLYVSGLAFMLFARQRSFKPSSRLLGTLTYTFTGYSLYVSIRHPFFLLPMILFPLLAYGIDHVYRQKSWLPLAFFTGLALISNFYFAYILAIGSFVYAVLRYFKLRETTHFKVWPLIGRLVGAGATGFLLSGTLLLPSLLGVTSSTRATSSFANGYLLYPFNYYLRLPNMLVTTGNPMRFWVNLGLAGLTFLSLVFVLRHFKRYLWLNISLLLLVVGSLVPAIAAVMNGMTTPSQRWLLLGCLAFSIAVMTFMDELKNLTRNDFSVMIVSTLGLLAIVWAANGFIYSNHPHDFVMYGLLLLTLGAILSSHFFQWSQSRTIWTLLGLLSLNIIANGYGYFSPNSGGASAQLVPQGIATKYQKNYYDGAEKYTNKQKGFHRSATSKFYYYANEAKTNMGINLGTHDIMTYFSIENGSVGDFSQSMDNAQFKMNKPINQADSRTTMNNLLGVKYVFARTNQLGMQAFPYGYTPAKRKNGQAVTYQDQLVHDLGNNYPTTVLKSKNALPLAYLQTQQLSQRQFNQLSGPDREQALTTGAVVDGGAKRVKTKTYHSRTRQISYQALADDRSVLDSLSKVVDYRKSGNKTEAELEMKPFQPSLRKNNRDRSVNIDNDVQRVTKLTEQNARTFKRTQQVNAHGLKEMTSDNQNDPITYNLKVNDPLRTRNTELYLEIDGIKAENFSVDDKYNGDRNNSIFKNNAYTGISRINKLRSAIWQQSDGAYTATATTPENINTFSQLGRSNLSDYQNKQRVVLNLGYSHKDRRNIQLAFKGVKSLKFKSVKLVAVPFGKQYDQRMQNLRKQGLQGLSVKQNSVTGTSQSAQTSVLTTSIPYSKGWHLTVDGKQQATKKVNVGFVGAQLPAGKHRIRLTYQTPGLKAGELATLLGVLVIIATGVASVWRRRR encoded by the coding sequence GTGAAGGCGTCAAAGCGGAGCTATTTGGACTACACCGTTATTTTTGTGGTGTTGGCGATTTTCCTGTACGGCATTTTTCTGCTGACAGGAAAGTCCTTTATTTGGGAAGGTGATGGGCTTGCCCAACACTATCCAATTTTAGAAAAGTTTTATACGTGGCTCCATCAAGGCAGTCTGACTGGCTGGTCTTGGGACTTAGGGTTAGGGGCCGACAAGTTGACCACTTTTTCGTACTATGTGTTAGGTGACCCATTTAGTTATTTAATCGGTTTATTTCCCAAACACAGTATTGAATTGGGCTACAACTTATTGATTTTATTGCGGTTGTACGTGAGTGGGCTGGCATTTATGTTGTTTGCTCGCCAACGGTCATTCAAGCCTAGTAGTCGGTTGCTGGGAACGTTAACGTATACGTTTACGGGGTATTCTTTGTACGTTAGTATTCGGCACCCATTCTTCCTGCTACCAATGATTCTGTTCCCACTTTTGGCTTACGGAATTGATCACGTCTATCGTCAGAAATCGTGGTTACCGCTGGCCTTTTTCACGGGACTTGCGTTAATCAGTAACTTTTATTTTGCCTACATATTGGCCATCGGTAGTTTTGTGTACGCAGTGCTACGTTACTTTAAGCTACGTGAAACGACTCATTTTAAAGTTTGGCCATTAATTGGTCGTTTGGTTGGTGCTGGGGCAACGGGGTTCCTACTATCTGGGACACTGTTATTGCCATCGCTCCTAGGGGTGACCAGCTCAACGCGGGCAACGTCTTCTTTTGCCAACGGTTATTTGCTATACCCATTTAACTATTACTTACGCTTACCCAATATGTTGGTGACGACGGGGAATCCCATGCGTTTCTGGGTGAACTTGGGCTTGGCCGGTCTGACCTTCTTAAGTTTGGTCTTTGTGCTGCGGCATTTTAAACGTTATTTGTGGCTCAATATTAGTCTCTTATTGCTAGTGGTTGGTTCACTGGTACCGGCAATTGCGGCCGTGATGAATGGGATGACGACTCCCTCACAGCGGTGGTTATTACTGGGCTGTTTAGCATTTAGTATTGCCGTCATGACCTTCATGGACGAGCTGAAAAATCTGACACGCAACGATTTCTCAGTGATGATTGTCAGTACATTGGGGTTGTTGGCCATTGTTTGGGCCGCTAACGGATTTATCTACAGTAACCATCCACACGATTTTGTAATGTATGGCCTGCTGCTGTTGACACTGGGCGCCATTTTGAGTAGTCACTTCTTCCAATGGTCTCAGTCACGAACGATCTGGACCTTGTTGGGGCTCTTGAGTTTGAACATCATTGCTAATGGCTACGGCTATTTCAGTCCTAACTCTGGTGGTGCTAGTGCTCAGTTGGTTCCACAAGGCATCGCGACGAAGTATCAAAAGAACTATTACGATGGTGCTGAAAAATACACGAACAAACAGAAGGGCTTTCACCGATCCGCCACGAGTAAGTTTTATTACTATGCCAATGAAGCTAAAACAAACATGGGCATTAACCTAGGTACGCACGATATTATGACTTACTTCTCGATTGAGAACGGCTCCGTGGGGGACTTTAGTCAGTCCATGGATAACGCGCAATTTAAGATGAATAAACCCATTAATCAGGCTGATAGCCGGACGACAATGAACAACTTATTAGGTGTTAAGTATGTTTTTGCCCGGACAAATCAGTTGGGTATGCAGGCCTTTCCGTATGGATACACGCCAGCCAAACGTAAGAACGGGCAGGCCGTGACTTACCAGGATCAATTGGTGCATGACTTGGGGAATAATTATCCGACAACGGTGCTTAAATCAAAGAACGCTTTGCCACTGGCTTATCTGCAAACGCAACAGCTTAGTCAGCGTCAGTTTAATCAGCTCAGTGGGCCAGACCGTGAACAGGCCTTGACAACGGGGGCAGTGGTTGATGGTGGCGCAAAGCGTGTTAAAACGAAAACGTATCACAGTCGGACTCGTCAAATTAGTTACCAAGCATTGGCCGATGATCGGTCAGTCTTGGACAGTCTCAGCAAAGTGGTTGACTACCGGAAGTCCGGGAACAAGACCGAAGCTGAGTTGGAGATGAAGCCATTCCAGCCATCGTTACGGAAAAACAACCGCGACCGTTCTGTAAACATTGATAATGACGTGCAGCGAGTGACGAAGCTGACCGAACAAAACGCTCGAACGTTCAAACGGACACAGCAAGTCAACGCACATGGCTTAAAGGAAATGACATCAGACAACCAAAATGATCCGATTACTTACAATTTAAAGGTCAACGATCCCCTGAGAACGCGGAATACAGAGCTGTACTTGGAAATTGATGGTATTAAGGCGGAGAACTTTAGTGTCGACGACAAGTACAATGGTGATCGGAACAATAGTATCTTTAAAAATAACGCATATACCGGTATTTCGCGGATCAATAAGCTGCGAAGTGCCATCTGGCAACAGAGTGACGGTGCCTACACGGCGACTGCGACAACGCCAGAAAATATCAACACGTTTAGCCAACTCGGTCGGAGTAATTTATCCGACTATCAGAACAAGCAACGGGTCGTGCTGAACTTGGGTTATTCACACAAGGATCGCCGGAATATTCAGCTGGCCTTCAAGGGTGTGAAGAGCTTGAAGTTTAAGTCCGTTAAATTGGTCGCTGTGCCATTCGGTAAGCAGTATGACCAACGGATGCAGAACTTAAGGAAACAGGGCTTACAAGGACTCTCCGTGAAGCAGAATAGTGTTACGGGGACCTCTCAGTCAGCTCAGACTAGTGTCCTGACCACGTCCATTCCTTACTCTAAGGGGTGGCACTTGACGGTCGATGGGAAGCAGCAAGCGACTAAGAAGGTCAATGTAGGCTTTGTTGGTGCACAACTGCCAGCTGGTAAGCATCGCATTCGGTTGACGTATCAAACACCTGGCCTGAAAGCCGGAGAACTGGCCACTCTGCTGGGTGTGTTAGTGATTATCGCTACGGGTGTCGCGAGTGTTTGGCGCCGGCGAAGATAA
- a CDS encoding SpaA isopeptide-forming pilin-related protein, which yields MRRKKANIIIGILIAVFVFLIGGIGMTSVTAQAKNIQVAGLGENDAVITDTNGKTIPNGSDLSKWDTYLVDYKWGIPDGVTIQAGDTATVTFPQSAVGRRDVTFPLYDDSGREIGTFSIKEGENTGVITFNDTLSSTSTNRAGDLHFYVKGTEENANIGLDWGINKIGWVAERNPDGSPALLTWNIAFNPNSTHLGQAVITDNLGPGQSYVPGSVHAQTGKFDDTGSFVSDGGSVTPSVDAGNSTVIFSFENINTAVNMTYHTKPDVSGTGGAWKNSATLNGQTVNSQIVWGGGGTGNGDNGNGSEEGDSGLVKLTKTDKASGKALAGAVYELQDSTGQVIKADLTTDTAGIITYGGLAAGKYQFVETKAPEGYELDKTPIPFEIEAGSSAEVSVTAEDTKAPDTSGPENPGTTTPPTNPENPGTTTPPTTPTNPEEPGTTTPPTTTPTNPENPGTTTPSVKPPKPTKPVKPTKPVRPVKPVKPNKPAKPNKPVTSPGSGQASGNVTTGGAGSNISGGTGSGSAGYGAGSGNATSTSGSGSSTGSGSYVGSTLPQTGEHKTSSFLLTIAGFALLITTSGLWIHQKRHE from the coding sequence CCAATATTATTATTGGCATCTTAATAGCTGTTTTTGTTTTCTTGATCGGCGGTATCGGTATGACTTCAGTCACTGCTCAAGCCAAGAACATTCAGGTCGCTGGTTTAGGTGAAAATGATGCAGTAATTACGGACACTAATGGCAAAACCATTCCTAACGGCAGTGATCTCAGTAAATGGGACACCTATTTGGTTGACTACAAATGGGGCATTCCTGACGGTGTAACCATTCAAGCTGGCGACACAGCAACCGTCACTTTTCCTCAATCAGCTGTTGGTCGTCGGGATGTAACATTCCCACTGTACGATGACAGTGGCCGCGAAATTGGGACATTTTCCATCAAGGAGGGTGAAAATACCGGGGTCATCACCTTTAACGACACCCTATCCAGCACATCGACGAACCGTGCCGGAGACCTACATTTCTACGTCAAAGGAACCGAAGAGAATGCCAACATTGGACTTGATTGGGGTATCAACAAAATTGGTTGGGTAGCAGAGCGTAACCCAGACGGTTCACCCGCATTACTCACCTGGAACATTGCGTTCAACCCTAACAGCACCCACCTAGGTCAAGCCGTCATCACTGATAACCTCGGGCCCGGACAAAGTTATGTCCCAGGTAGTGTCCACGCCCAAACTGGAAAGTTCGATGACACCGGTAGCTTTGTTAGCGACGGCGGATCTGTGACCCCTAGCGTTGATGCAGGCAATAGTACCGTCATCTTTTCTTTCGAGAACATCAACACCGCGGTCAACATGACCTATCACACGAAACCAGACGTTTCTGGTACCGGTGGCGCTTGGAAAAATAGTGCGACACTGAATGGCCAAACCGTTAATTCTCAAATCGTCTGGGGCGGCGGCGGTACTGGTAATGGCGATAATGGTAATGGTAGTGAAGAAGGCGATTCCGGTCTAGTCAAACTGACGAAGACGGATAAAGCCTCCGGTAAAGCTTTAGCTGGTGCTGTCTACGAACTTCAAGATTCAACCGGCCAAGTCATTAAGGCCGATTTAACCACTGATACTGCCGGAATAATTACCTATGGTGGATTAGCCGCTGGCAAGTATCAATTCGTTGAAACCAAGGCACCTGAAGGCTACGAATTGGACAAGACGCCAATTCCATTTGAAATTGAAGCTGGTTCATCCGCTGAAGTCAGTGTGACTGCTGAAGATACGAAGGCACCTGACACCTCAGGACCCGAAAATCCTGGCACAACGACACCACCAACCAATCCGGAGAATCCGGGGACGACAACGCCACCAACGACGCCAACTAACCCGGAAGAACCTGGCACAACAACACCACCTACTACGACGCCAACCAATCCTGAAAATCCTGGCACAACAACGCCTTCCGTCAAGCCACCAAAGCCAACGAAACCGGTCAAGCCTACTAAGCCAGTTAGACCGGTGAAGCCTGTAAAGCCAAACAAACCTGCAAAGCCAAATAAGCCAGTCACCTCCCCAGGTAGTGGCCAAGCCAGTGGTAACGTGACAACCGGTGGGGCCGGTAGCAATATTTCCGGTGGGACTGGTTCTGGATCCGCTGGCTACGGAGCTGGTAGCGGTAATGCCACCTCAACTTCCGGTAGCGGATCGTCAACTGGTAGTGGCAGTTACGTTGGTTCTACCCTGCCACAAACGGGCGAGCACAAGACCAGTAGCTTCCTGCTGACAATTGCTGGATTTGCTCTGTTAATTACGACTAGTGGCCTCTGGATTCATCAGAAGCGGCATGAATAA
- a CDS encoding response regulator transcription factor, which produces MKLLMIEDNHSVSQMMSMFFKKEQWDVQFAYDGNEAVEMFAAAPNDWDMVTLDLNLPGMDGMQVSTEIRKLSPTVPIIMLTARDSESDQVLGLEMGADDYVTKPFSPITLIARIKALHRRAELGPTTKTAARAPLNDTEAFDVVTENFKLNTKTREAYLNGRQIQELTPKEFDLLKTLAQKPRQVFSREQLLQLVWDYEYYGDERTVDAHIKKLRQKIEKVGPQVIQTVWGVGYKFDDSGADQQ; this is translated from the coding sequence ATGAAGTTATTAATGATTGAAGACAACCACTCAGTATCACAAATGATGTCGATGTTTTTTAAGAAGGAGCAGTGGGACGTGCAATTTGCCTATGATGGCAATGAAGCTGTTGAAATGTTCGCGGCCGCTCCTAATGATTGGGACATGGTCACCCTGGACCTGAACTTGCCCGGTATGGACGGAATGCAGGTCAGCACAGAGATTCGTAAGCTATCGCCGACGGTACCAATCATCATGCTCACTGCCCGGGATTCCGAAAGTGATCAAGTGTTGGGGTTGGAGATGGGGGCTGATGACTATGTCACTAAGCCATTTAGCCCGATTACCCTGATTGCCAGAATTAAGGCCCTTCACCGGCGTGCCGAGTTGGGCCCTACAACAAAGACAGCAGCCAGGGCACCGTTGAACGATACGGAAGCCTTTGATGTCGTCACCGAGAACTTTAAGCTCAATACAAAGACGCGTGAAGCGTACCTGAACGGCCGTCAGATTCAGGAGCTGACGCCCAAGGAGTTTGATTTGCTCAAGACGTTGGCCCAAAAGCCGCGTCAGGTTTTTTCTCGAGAGCAGTTGCTCCAGCTAGTTTGGGACTACGAGTACTATGGTGACGAGCGGACAGTTGATGCCCACATTAAGAAATTACGACAAAAGATTGAAAAGGTTGGCCCCCAAGTTATTCAAACCGTTTGGGGTGTCGGTTACAAATTTGATGATAGTGGAGCAGATCAGCAATGA
- a CDS encoding class I SAM-dependent methyltransferase: MKRVQITGKSVRKFEDGYPIVSITDLENRRDFEDGAWVQLENHEHFVAMAYFAKQHRGIGYVLSLRENEPIDERFFASKFRAAAAKRSAFADTAAYRFFNGTGDNLGGLVIDVYNGQYVFRWQNNALKQQSRLIYAGFERVMGKEHVVLAAAPGQDKTQIISGKPVDQPMNVMENDMSFPVDLKSTRQQLALEFRDIRDWLKQTSQQKRILNLFSAETGAVSAAMLGGAVEAVTVDPTNRATTTVQAQLAANNLDQAAVEMRTMDVENYLDYAIKHELTFDTIVINPPAFIRGKKRAFTLEQDLQPLVEQALQLAQSGSNVLVTTTAPTYSMKRLKLTINDAIQNYTGHVSVSKEFTSPNDFLTNVSDRHSESIKGLLLLVD; the protein is encoded by the coding sequence TTGAAACGAGTACAAATTACCGGGAAGTCCGTCCGTAAGTTTGAGGACGGCTATCCTATCGTATCTATTACTGACTTAGAAAATCGTCGCGACTTTGAGGATGGTGCGTGGGTCCAATTGGAAAACCACGAACATTTCGTTGCGATGGCTTATTTTGCTAAACAACACCGTGGCATCGGGTACGTCCTGAGCTTACGGGAAAATGAACCAATCGACGAACGCTTCTTTGCTAGTAAGTTTAGAGCGGCCGCTGCCAAGCGGTCTGCTTTTGCGGACACCGCAGCGTACCGCTTTTTCAACGGTACGGGTGACAACCTAGGTGGGTTAGTCATCGATGTCTACAACGGACAGTATGTCTTTCGTTGGCAAAACAATGCGTTGAAACAACAATCACGGCTGATCTACGCCGGATTTGAACGTGTAATGGGCAAGGAACACGTGGTTTTAGCTGCTGCGCCTGGCCAAGATAAGACACAGATTATCAGTGGTAAGCCAGTTGATCAACCAATGAATGTGATGGAAAATGACATGTCCTTCCCAGTTGACTTGAAGTCAACGCGACAACAGCTGGCCCTGGAGTTCCGTGATATTCGTGACTGGCTTAAGCAAACGAGCCAACAGAAACGAATTCTGAACCTCTTTAGTGCAGAAACGGGTGCCGTTTCAGCCGCAATGTTAGGTGGCGCCGTTGAGGCTGTGACCGTTGATCCAACTAACCGGGCAACGACGACCGTCCAAGCACAGTTGGCAGCTAATAACTTGGACCAAGCAGCTGTTGAAATGCGGACGATGGACGTTGAAAATTACCTCGACTATGCGATTAAGCATGAGTTGACCTTCGATACGATTGTGATCAATCCACCGGCCTTTATTCGGGGCAAGAAGCGGGCGTTCACTTTGGAACAAGATCTTCAGCCGCTAGTAGAACAGGCGTTGCAGCTTGCGCAGAGTGGGTCGAACGTCCTGGTCACGACGACCGCACCAACGTATTCTATGAAACGACTGAAGTTAACGATTAACGATGCAATTCAAAATTATACCGGTCATGTAAGTGTTTCCAAAGAATTCACTTCACCAAACGACTTTTTGACCAACGTTTCGGACCGACATAGCGAATCAATTAAGGGTTTATTGTTGTTAGTTGATTAA
- a CDS encoding GRP family sugar transporter, with protein MGILLALIPTVCWGSIGLISGRLGGTSYQQTLGMTAGAVLFGLFSLIYFHSPITGMSMLVGVASGLCWSVGQFEQFQSMKFIGISRTVPISTGLQLVGTALAGVLLFHEWKTTKMVTMGTIAVIVLIVGAAMTSLRDKRATAGASQPVEAGKGTIAIAISTIGYVLYTVIVTASGLDSKTILFPQSLGMILGALIFVMFSRQKVWHKATAKNIMTGLVWGIGNFFMFMSIPTVGLAISYSLAQCGIVISTFGSIWLLGEKKTGREMVYITIGSLLVVVGGVTLGLMKH; from the coding sequence ATGGGTATATTATTAGCTTTAATCCCCACAGTTTGTTGGGGGAGTATTGGTTTAATTAGTGGACGTTTGGGTGGGACTTCCTACCAACAAACATTGGGAATGACCGCTGGGGCCGTATTGTTTGGACTGTTTTCATTGATTTATTTCCACAGTCCAATTACGGGAATGTCCATGCTGGTAGGGGTTGCGTCAGGACTCTGCTGGTCAGTTGGTCAGTTTGAACAATTTCAGTCTATGAAGTTTATCGGTATTTCACGGACCGTGCCAATTTCAACTGGTCTCCAGTTAGTTGGGACCGCATTGGCCGGGGTTCTATTGTTCCATGAATGGAAGACCACTAAGATGGTCACCATGGGAACCATTGCCGTGATTGTCTTGATTGTTGGGGCAGCGATGACGTCGCTGCGTGATAAGCGTGCCACGGCTGGTGCTAGTCAACCAGTTGAAGCTGGTAAGGGGACCATTGCCATTGCGATTTCAACAATTGGGTACGTGCTTTACACGGTTATCGTGACTGCTTCGGGTCTGGATTCTAAGACCATTCTCTTTCCACAATCCTTAGGGATGATTCTGGGAGCCTTGATTTTTGTGATGTTTTCCCGACAGAAGGTTTGGCATAAGGCCACTGCCAAGAACATCATGACTGGATTGGTTTGGGGCATTGGGAACTTCTTCATGTTCATGTCCATTCCAACGGTTGGCTTAGCCATTAGCTACTCCTTAGCACAATGTGGGATCGTTATCTCTACATTTGGGAGCATTTGGTTATTGGGTGAAAAGAAGACTGGTCGCGAAATGGTCTACATCACCATCGGCTCATTGTTAGTGGTCGTTGGTGGGGTGACACTGGGTTTGATGAAACACTAA
- the tnpA gene encoding IS200/IS605 family transposase, whose translation MANKLNSLAHTKWLCKYHIVFTPKYRRKMIYNQYRRDLQEDIRLLCQYKGVKILEGHMMPDHVHLLVSIPPKLSVSSFMGYLKGKSALMMFDQHANLKYKFGNRHFWSIGYYVSTVGLNEATIKKYIRDQEKSDQAVDRLSVREYEDPFKGQGK comes from the coding sequence ATGGCGAATAAACTCAACAGTCTTGCGCACACAAAGTGGTTATGCAAGTACCATATCGTATTCACTCCAAAGTATAGGAGAAAGATGATTTATAATCAATATCGACGTGACTTACAGGAGGATATTCGACTTTTATGCCAGTATAAAGGGGTCAAGATTTTGGAAGGTCATATGATGCCAGATCATGTTCATCTCCTGGTAAGTATCCCACCCAAGCTCAGTGTGTCGAGCTTTATGGGATATTTAAAGGGAAAAAGTGCGTTGATGATGTTTGACCAGCATGCAAATTTGAAATATAAATTTGGAAATCGACATTTCTGGTCAATCGGATACTACGTGAGCACGGTGGGCTTGAACGAAGCCACCATCAAAAAATATATTCGTGATCAAGAAAAAAGTGATCAGGCGGTGGATAGACTCAGCGTTCGGGAGTATGAAGACCCTTTCAAGGGTCAGGGTAAGTAA